In Paenibacillus stellifer, the DNA window GGCTGGAGCCGGGAGAATCGGGCAGTTTCTCGACATATTACTACGGGGTGTACGACCAGGCCACGGTATCGGTCGCTAATGCCACCTGGTATCTGGAATAGGAGGGCATGAGAGATGAGCAAGGGAACATGGATCAGCGCAGCCGCATGCCTGATTATTCTGGGATCGGGTACGGCTGGCGCCTATCTGATCCATCAATCCGCCGAGTCCAGCCTGGACGGACAGCCGCTGCTTGCCGCAGCCAAGACTTCTGCGCAGGACGATAAGGGGGCTGTGAAAGCTGCGGCCCCGAAGACACGCAAGGCCATTATTGAAGACAGCCAGAAACGGGTGGTCACGATTGAGAGCGGGGATGGACTGGGCTCGGGCTTCCTCTACAACAAGCAGGGCGACCTGCTCACCAACGCCCATGTCGTGTCCGGCTCCCGGGAGGTGACTGTGCGGACGCTGAATCATAAGGAATACAAGGGCCAGGTCATCGGCATCGGAACGGAGACGGATGTGGCGGTTGTCCGGGTTCCGGAGCTTAAGGAACTGGAGCCGCTGCCGCTGGCGGAAGGCTATAAAGCGGAGGCCGGTGACGAGATTTTGGCGCTCGGCAGTCCGCTTGGACTGGAGAACACGGTGACGACGGGAATCATCAGCGGCCTGAACCGGAGCTTCGATATTGATCCTTACACCTACAGCAATCTGTACCAGATTTCGGCTCCGATTACCCACGGCAACAGCGGGGGACCGCTGGTGAACGCAGAGACGGGCGAGGTGCTGGGCATCAACTCCGCCGCCGCTACGGAAGAGTCGGGCATCGGCTTCAGCATCCCGATTTCCAGCATCATCGCCCAGGCGCGGGAATGGTCCGCCCAGCCTATGTCCAAGCTGCCGGACGTGAGTGCCGGAGGCGAGGACGATGACGGCGGAGACGGGTACGCGGATGAGCGTGATATCGTGGCTTATTTTTACGAGAGTCTGAACACGGGCGACTATGTCTCCGCTTATTCACTGCTGGGCAGCGAGTGGCAGGGCAAGATCAGCTACGAGGATTTCCGCAGCGGTTATCTGAAGACGGGTTACATCACGCTGGGAACCTTGTCGCTGAAGAAGCTGGAGGATGGCGCTCAGGTGACTGTCGATATTACAGCCGAAGAGCGGAAGGACAGTGGCACCGTGTATCAGTCTTACAGCATGAATTATTCGGTCGGGTATGAGAACGGAGAACTGAAAATTCTGCACGGCAAGGGTGAAAAGATCAAGTAGCAGCCATTCGTTAGTTCGGAGCAGCCCGGCCGGCGTTGTTGATCCTCATGCGTGTGAGGCACGCTCCGGGAGGACCGTCGGAAAAGGCGAATCCGGAAAAGCCGAATCCGGTGAAGGCGGCGTGATCGGTGTATTTAAGGCAGTGTGATCGGCGTATTTAAGGCAGCGTGATTTAGGGGCGTGATGTAAGAGGTTGCGCTGATGAAGAGATGGACATATAATGCCCGTAACCTGACATATGCCAAAAGCTTTGAAGAGAAAGAGTACCAAGCGGATATCTTCCGACAGAGAGCCCCGGGAGCTGAGAAGGGGAGAAGAAGAGTCTTGGGAACATGGTCTCTGAGCTGCGCACCGAAGCCTTTTCAAGGGCCGTAGGCTGCGCCGGAACCCGCACCCGTTAACGTGCTAGGGTATAAGCGATAATTTTCGCCGTACCTGAAGAGGTGACCGCCGCAAGGCGGAAATGAAATTGGGTGGTACCGCGTGAGCTTAAGCTCTCGTCCCTTTGTGGGATGAGGGCTTTTTTGCGTTCGGGGGAGTTCGCTCAGTGCCGGAATTCGCTTCTAAGCAAGTCCCGCCGCTTGGCCGGGGGATTTGGCTTTGGTGTAGCCAGGGAATCATACATGGGAAGGATGAATGAACATGGGCAAAATATTCATCGGAGGCGCCTGGCCGTATGCCAACGGCTCGCTGCACCTCGGGAGGCTGGCCAGCGTGCTGCCCGGCGATGTGCTTGCGCGCTATTACCGGGCCAAAGGCGAGGAGGTGCTGTATGTGTCCGGCAGCGACTGCCACGGCACACCGGTCGCCGTCCAGGCAATGAAGGAGGGCGTAACTCCGGGAGTAATCGCGGACCGCTATCACCGGGAGTTCGCGGATTGCTTCGACCGGCTGGGATTCACCTACGATCTGTACACCCGGACCGATCAGGCGTTCCATCATCAGGTCGTACAGGAGCTGTTCCTCGGCCTGCATAAGGAAGGCAGGCTGTACAGGAAGACAGTCACGCAGACCTACTGCGAGACCGACCGCAGGTTTCTGCCCGACCGTTATGTGGAGGGCATCTGTCCCTTCTGCGGAAGCCGCGCCCGAGGCGATCAATGCGATGCCTGCTCGGCGCTGCTCGATCCCGCCGATCTGCTGGACCGGATCTGCAAAATTTGCGGGAATCCCCCGGCGGAGCGGCCGGCTGAGCATTTGTATCTGGAGCTGTCCTCGCTGCAGCAGGATCTGAAGGCCTATTCAGAAGGGCGCTCCGGGAACTGGGGAGACAATGCGGTCAAGCTGACTTCCCGTTATTTGAAGGAAGGCTTGCAGGACCGGGCAGCGACGCGGGATTTGGATTGGGGAGTGGACGTTCCGGTTCCGGGATTCCGGGACAAGAAGATTTATGTCTGGCTGGATGCCGTCATTGGTTATTTGTCGGCAAGCCGGCAATGGGCTGCGGAGAAGGGCGGGGACTGGGAGGCCTTCTGGCGGGACGGGGGCGAGCCGATCACCGCCTACTATGTCCACGGGAAAGATAATATCCCGTTTCACACGCTGATCTGGCCGGCGATTCTGTTAGGCTCCGGAGGGGGCTATCATCTGCCCGACCGGATCATATCCTGCGAGTATTTGACGCTGGAGGGCCAGAAGTTCTCCACGAGCCGGAACTGGGCCGTGTGGGTGCCCGATCTGCTAAGCCGGTATGATCCGGACTCCATCCGCTATTTCCTGCTGGCGAACGGGCCGGAGAAGCGGGATACGGATTTCTCCTGGCGGGAATTCATTTACAGCCATAACGGCGAGCTGCTGGGGGCATTCGGCAATTTCGTTAACCGGACGCTCGCGTTTCTGAACCGATCATTCGAAGGGCGTGTGCCGGCGGGAAAGCTTGGAGACGAATGGAGGCTTCGCCTGGAGCGGCTGTATACGGAGGCGGGAACACTGATCGAAGACGGCCATTTCAAACGGGCGCTGGAGCGTATTTTTGCCGTGGTGAGGGAAGGCAATCACTTTTTTGATGAGCAGCAGCCATGGGCTGTGCTGAAGGAAGACCGTGCGGCGTGCGGCGCCATTCTGTACGAATGTGTCCAGATTATCGCCAATTTCGCTAACCTGCTGGAGCCGTTCATTCCGTTCGCCTGCGGCCAAATCCGCCGCTTCCTGGCGCTTGGGGCTCCGAGCTGGCAGCTTGAACTCGTGCCTGCGGGGCGCGAAATTACAGAGCTGCGGCTGCTCTTCGAGCGGATCGATCCCGGGGTGATTGAGGAGGAGCGGGAACGGTTGAACGATCAGGCGGCGGCCGCAGAGCGTCAGGAGTGACAGGCGGATAGAGCAACTAAGCGAGGTGGCCGGACGCACCAGCCGGCTATCCGGCAGCTGACGCGAGGCGCGCATCTTGCCCGGCGCCCAGCCGCCCGGGCTACACCAGCTGGCCAGCCGGCTATCCGGCAGCTGACGCGAGGCGCGCAACTAGCCCTGCGCCCAGCCGCGTGGCACACCGGCTGCCCGGCCGCTATCAGGCGGCCGACGCGAGGCGCGCATCTTGCCCGGCGCCCAGCCGTCCGGGCTGCACCGGCTGCCCGGCTGTCTATCCGGCAGCTGACGCGAAGCGCGCAACTACCCGGCGCCCAGCCGCCCGGGCTACACCTCCGATTGCTAGGCGTCGCCAAAAGCAAAAGACCCCTGCACCGCATGCAAGCGGGCAGGGGTCTTTCAACCTTCAATCTCTCTCAGCGCAGATCAATTGAGCGCCCTGATCTTATCGTTTGGCCGCCCGTTCGCGTTCCCGCAGCTCGACCCGGCGGATTTTGCCGGAGCTTGTCTTGGGGAGATCGGAGATGAACTCGATTCTGCGCGGATACTTATACGGTGCGGTAATCTCCTTCGTATGGGCCTGGAGTTCCTTGGCCAATTCCGGTGTGCCTTCGCAGCCATCCTTCAGCACGATGAAGGCCTTGACCACATGGCCCCGGATTTCATCGGGGCTGGCGACGACGGCGCATTCCTTGACCAGCGGATGCTTCATCAGCGCTTCTTCCACCTCGAACGGGCCGATCGTATAGCCCGAGCTGATGATGATATCGTCGCCGCGGCCTTCGAACCAGAAATAGCCGTCCTCATCCTTCTCGGCCCGGTCGCCGGTAATGAAATACTCGCCGTGTACTGCAGCCGCCTTGCGCTCCGGGTCCTTGTAGTAGGTCTGGAACAGCGCCGGCATGTTCACATGGACGGCGATGTCGCCTACCTCTCCCGGAGGAAGCGGAACGCCGTTCTCATCCACGACCTCGATCATGCCCTCGGCGGTTGCTTTGCCCATCGAGCCGAGCCGGATTTCGGCATCCTTCAGCGTGCCGATGAGCAGCGTGCTCTCCGTCTGGCCGTAGCCGTCGCGGATCGTCAGGCTGAACATGCGCTGGAATTCATGGATGACCTCCTGATTCAGCGGCTCGCCGGCAGAGACGGCGGAGCGGAGGCGGGACAGGTCATAGCGGCCGAGTCCGTCGATCTTCGCCATCAGGCGGTATTCGGTCGGCGTACAGCACAGGACGTGGATATTCTGGTCCTGAATGAGCTGCAGATAGCGGTGCGGATGGAAGGAGCCGTGGTAGACGAAGCCGGTAGCGCCGTGGCCGAGCACGGACAGGAACGGGCTCCAGATCCATTTCTGCCAGCCGGGAGCGGCGGTCGCCCAGACCGTATCCTCCTCCCGGATATCAAGCCACATCGAGGTGATGCGCAGATGTGCGTACCCCCAGCCGTGTGTATGCACCACCGCTTTCGGATTGCCGGTCGTACCCGAAGTGTAAGCCAGAATCGCCATGTCGTCCCGGCCGGTGTCGGCGGTCGGATAGGAGCTGTCCCGGCCTTCCATCAGCGACTGCAGCGATGTCCAGCCGGCTTCCGCCTCGCCATCGTCCGGAGTGACGGACAGGCGGTAATCCAGCGCGGGCAGATCCTCAGCAATCTTGTTGACCTCGCCGGTTACCTCGGACCAGCAGATGACGGCCCGCGCCTCAGAATGGCGGAGACGGTAGGACAAGTCCTTCGCCCGCAGCATCTCCGAGGACGGGATGATGACCAGCCCGAGCTTCAGGCAGGCCAGATATATAACATAGGCGATGATGCGGCGGGGGACCATGACGAGCACCCGGTCGCCCTGGCGCAGCCCCAGCTCGGCAAGGCCGCCTGCAAGGCGGCCTGCAAGCTTCAGCAGCTCTCCGTACGTGATTTCCTCGTATTCGCCTTTATCGCTTAACCATTTCAGCGCAAGCTTCCCGGCGGGATGGCGTTCCATCTCCGACGTCATATTGTAGCGCTCCGGCGCGATCCATTGCTCTTTACCCAACTTGATCCATCTCCTATACACAAGCTATTCGTATTGCTCCCCTATTATAGCACGAACTCTTAGTACCTGATTCTAAAACCATAAAAGATTCCAATCCTTTTTACAGAAGAGGACGGCATATTTGGAAGCGGGTGGAAACCGTTCTTTATTAAGCACGGCAAAAATGGTAAATTAGACATACATACTGCCATAGGCAGCCGACAAGAATGAAATACATAGGGGGGCTCTGAACTTGGCTTTGACTAATATTCGAGGCATCCATAACGCTGCCCCTGCCGGGTCGCTGTTAATCCAGGATAGACGCAGGAATTTTGCCTTTTGATCCACCTAACCACCTGGGATCTAGCAACCTAGCATGCATCGGGGAAAAGAGAGGAGAAAGGGCAGATGGGTGCAATCAGCGGGATATGCGTTTTTGGAGGCGACCGGAAGGCTGTTTCGGCCGGCCCCGCGTTGTTCGGGCAACTGAAAATTTATTCGTTTCAGGGAACGGGCGAATGGACCGACGGGTCCGTTCATCTGGGCTGCGGCGTTTTCCATCATACGCCCGAATCGAAGCTGGAAGAACTGCCGGGAGAGAACGAAAGTGGCAGTCTGGTGCTTGCGGCCGACGCCATTATCGACAACCGCGCCGAACTGCTGGAGCAATTGGGGCTGGATGAGACGCAGGTTGTCACCGACGGCACTCTTATTCTGAAAGCGTATGAGAAATGGGGACATGCCTGCCCGAACCATTTGATCGGGGACTACGCTTTTGCCGTGTGGGACAAGGAACGGAGGGAGTTGTTTCTGGTCCGCGATGCCATGGGCTCAAGAACCCTCTATTATACTCAAGGCGCGGATTATTTCGCTTTTTGCACGGTGGAGAAGCCCTTGGTTGCGCTGCGCGGCGAGGAGGCGGAGCTGAACGAGAAGTGGATCGCGGATTTTCTGTCGATCGAAGGCATTCAGCATGAGACGGACCCTGAAGAAACCGTGTATCGGGACATTTACCAGCTTCCGCCCGCGCACACGGCCGTTGTCCGGGCGGGGGAATTCCTGAAGAACCGATATTGGGACCCGCTGAAGGACATCAAGCCGGTCCGTTTTGCCTCGGATGAAGAGTACGAAGAGGCCTTCAACCGGATCTTCAAGGAGGCGGTAGCCTGCCGCCTGCGCAGCGCTGGCGAGACGGGCATCTTCCTCAGCGGCGGAATGGATTCCGGCTCCATCGCCTGTGTTGCGGCCCCCCTGCTTGAGGCGCAGGGCAGGAAGCTGCATGGCTTCACCTCCGTCCCTGTGCCGGATTTTGACAAGAAGCCTCCTCGGATGCGGGTCTATAACGAAGCGCCGGAGGTGGATTTGATCGCCGAGGCTTATCCCAATGTGGAGATTACGTACAGCAGCTTCGCGGAGAAGAACTGTACAACCGACATTGACGAGCTGATCCGCATTTTCGAGCAGCCCTATAAAATTTTCCGGAACATGACCTGGTATCATTCCTTCCTGAAGCTGGCCGCGGAGCGGAACTGTACGGTGATGCTGAACGGGCAGAGCGGGAACAACACGATCTCTTACGGGAATTTCGCTGTTCATTTAATGACATTGTGGAAAAGGGGCAGGGCATTCTCGGCCGTCAGGGAGCTGCTGGGCTTCAGCCGGCTTGTGAACGAGCCGATCTCCAAAGTATTCAAAAGCGCGATTCCGGTCGTAACTCCCTACCGATTGAAGCTGTGGCGCAGCCGCAGGGAGCTTCGCGGCTACGACCGATTCCGGGGCGTGCCGGTCAATCGCTCGCTGGCCCGCAAGTGGAAGGTAGAGAGCCGTTTGGATGCCATCGGCACCAATGTGCCGGTTCAGCGTTATCCCGATTACCGGGAGGATTTGAAATCCAGAACGAGTCCGCTGCCGCTTGTGCATATCGGCGCAGTGGAGACGAAGCTCTCACTCGCGAACGGCATTACGATCCGTGACCCGTCCAGGGACCGGCGCGTCTTCGAATTCTGCATGGCGATCCCGTCCGGGCAGTTCGTGCGCCATGGCCAGGAGAGATATTTGCTACGCCGGGCTATGAAGGGCATATTGCCCGATCCGATCCGCCTGAATATCATCAAGAAGGGCCTTCAGAGCGCCGACTGGATTCATCGGCTCGTTCCGGAATGGCCGAGTTTGCTGGCGGAAGCCCGCAAGATTCTGGACAGGGAGGACAGCGAGCGCTATCTGGAGACAGAGCAGTTGAGAGAGCTTCTGGATGAAGTCAGCCGGGATGTGGCGAAAGTGGATGAGGACCGGGTGGCCTATATTCTGACTGCTGTGATCTTCGCCCGATTTGTCGACAGTTATAAGCGGGAGCGCATTTCCCGGCATACGAAACACTACATTCCCAGCTGAGGTGGTAGACATGCACGACCGCAATTCGGATGTTCAGAACCTGGAATTTCATTATAAAGCCTTCGGATGCAACATCGCTTCCGCCTTTCCCCTGGAAGGGCTGCTGCCGGCGGATGGAGTACCGGACGTATGGATCAGGGAAGGGAAGGTTCCCGTCCAGATTCCCGGCCCGGAGAATTCCCATGCCTATATTATGGTCGGCGAGGACGGCTTCGCCTTTCGCGTGCAGGATATCGGCTGCTTTCTGGTAAGGGGAGGACGGGAGATCATCGCGGAGCCAAGCGATGCTTGCGAGCCGGAGGCCCATACGCTGTTCATTCTGGGAACCTGCATGGGCGCGCTGCTCATGCAGCGGGGACTGCTCCCCATTCATGGCAGTGCTCTGGAGCTGGGGGGCCGGCATATCATTATTACGGGCTGCTCGGGAGCGGGCAAGTCAACGCTGGCCGCCGCTCTGAACAAACGGGGCAGCGCCTTTCTCGCCGACGATGTGGCGGCGCTGCGGGAAGATGCGGACGGCGCTTTCCGGATTCTCCCGGCTTTTCCCCGCCAGAAGCTGTGGCGGGATACGGCGGAGCGGATCTTCGGCGGCGTCGGGGATTTCACCCGGATTCCCGGAATCCGGGATAAGTACCATGTTCCGATGGAAGGCGGCTTCATCCGATCTCCCCAAAAGCTGGCTGCCCTGTTTGAACTGACGGCCTCTCCGGGTAATGAAGTAATGATCTCGGAGGTGAGGGGGCCGGGCAAGCTGATGACCATCATGCGCAATGTCTACCGGCCGGAGCTGATCGAATTCATGGGCAAGCGTCAGGAGCATTTCATGCGCTGCTCACGGCTCGGCGCGCAGCTTCCTGTATTTCATCTTGAGCGTCCGGAGCACGGTTTCTCGGTTGACGAGCAAATACAGGCCATGACTCAAAGGCTGAACGAAATCCGGGTTTGACACGATAATAGAAAGTAACAAAAAGAAACAGAAAAGACAGATTTAGAGAGAAACTGTTCTTTATAACGATCGAACTTCTTGATTTCTTCCAAAAAATCGTGTATTGTAGTTTACAAATATTGCCCACACTCAACGCATAGAATAAGGGCGATGGTCAATGTTTTATATTATCAGGAGGTGGAATACATGAAAGTTTGGGAAAAGCCGGAATTGAAAGAATTGAAGGTTAGCGGAACGGAATACGGAACTCAATTGAAAGCTGTTCCGGATGCAAGCTACAGCGACGGTAAGCATACCTGGTATTCCTTCTCCTAAGATCAGATTCATTCAACGGACAGAAGCCCCGGCGGTTCGCCCGGGGCTTTGAAATGCGGCAGGCCGGGCACTTCGGCGCTGTTCCTTCGGGAGCGGCGCCGAAGTGCCCGGCCTGTTTCATGTGCGGAGAGCCGAATGGACCGTATGCTGCCCGGGCTGCGGCCCCTGCCTACTCGCTGCGGACAGCCAGCTCCTTCTGCTCCCGGTACAGTCTGCCTTCGGACAATCTGTAAATGTGGTCGCATACGTCGAAGACAGACAGCCGATGGGTGATGGCGATGCAGGTGCGGCGCGGCTGGAAGCTTCGTATGTTCTGGAGAACCGCCCACTCCGTGTCCATATCGAGCGCCGAGGTGGCTTCGTCCAGCAGCAGAATCGGCGCGGGCCGCAGCAGCGCGCGGGCGATGGCGATGCGCTGGGCCTGGCCTTCGGACAGCCCGGAGCCATGCTCGCCGATCACGGTATGGAGGCCTTCGGGCAGCTTCTCTACGAAGCTCCGGGCGCAGGCGGCCTCCAGCGCGTCGTTCATCTCCTTCTCGGTGGCGGAGGGATGGCCTATCTTCAGATTATCCGCGATTGTGCCGGAGAACAGCGTGTTCCCCTGGGGCACATAGGAGAAATACGGCCGGGTATCGGCTGACAGCGCGATGCGCTCCCGGCCTAATGCGGTAAGGGAAATGTCGCCGTGACTCGGCTTGATCAGCGCGAGCAGCAGGCGCAGCAGCGTCGTCTTGCCCTCGCCGGACGTTCCGATCAGGGCGATCAGCTCGCCGGGCTGGATGGTCAGGGAGGCATCGGTCAGAATCGGCTTGCCTGGCTCATAGCTATAGGCGACATGATCCAGCCGCAGTCCGGTAACCCGGTCCGCAGGCATGGGAGGAATGGCCTTCTTGTTCTCCGGAGTCAGCTGCTGGAAGACGATCAGACGCTCGGCCGAGGTCACCATGGCGATCAGGATCGGGAAGGAGCGTGCCAGCCCCTCCAGCGGCCCCTGAATTTGCCCCACCAGCTGGAGGAAGGCGGTGAACATGCCGAAGCTGGCCGCTCCGGTGGAGATACGATAGGCTCCCCAGATGAAGGCGAGAAAGAACCCGAGCCGGTAGCCGGTACCCATCGTCAGATCGGCGGCGACGTTGAAGCGGGTGCGCTTCAGCACCCAGAACAGCCGGTTCTGCTGGGCGCCCCGGACTTTTTGCAGGCTGTCGTCTTCATGCTCAAAGGTTTTGACGATCAGAAAGTTCTGGATGCACTCATGCAGCAGCGAACGGTAACGGCTCTCCGCGGCCTGAATCTGATGCTGCATCTTCTTCAGCTTCCTTCCGATGAACCAGCTGATCACAACCGAGACGGGACCGAGCAGGAAGGCGAAGAGCGCCAGTGTTTTGTCAAAATACAGAAGGGTCAGAAACGCCGTGGCGAACTGGACGACAAGCGAGAGTATGCCGGGGAGCGTGGCGATCAGCCCATCGGTTACGCTGGCAACGTCGCTGGTGAGATGGGTCAGCAGATCGCCGCTGTGGTACCGTCCTACCGCCTTCCATTCCGTCTTGTACAGACGGTCCATGAAGTTCCGTTGAAGATCGTTGTTCATGGCCTCCTTCAGCTTAACAGTCCGCAGCGTGAGGAGGGAGGACAGCACGAGCTGGGCGATCATGATCAGGGCAAAAGAGACGGCGTACATCGCGCTCTGCTTCAGACTGTCATTCACCGCATGATCGATGACCTGCTTGGAGACGATGGCCTGGGCAGCGCCGCCCAGCGACAGAATGACGTTCAGCAGAATGATGACGGTGAGCGCGCTCCATTTTCCCTTCATGCACAGTTTAAGCCAGGCTATCACTTCGGTATTGAAGAGGGTCTTCAACTTGTTCATCCGGGTCGACTCCGATCTGTAAATGAATACAAAAATAAAGCCGTCTTTAGAGGCGAACCTGCGTAAAGATGCGGCTTTGGATGTCCGATTCTAATGCGGCAGGAGACGGGGAGCATCAAGCTCAGCGCCGTTCCATCTTCCATTTGTTGTACTCCAGGAAATCGCGGAACTCCCGCTTGCTGATTCCCGATCGCATCGCTTCCTGAACGAGTTCGTCCCATTCCTGGTCCGTCT includes these proteins:
- a CDS encoding S1C family serine protease — encoded protein: MSKGTWISAAACLIILGSGTAGAYLIHQSAESSLDGQPLLAAAKTSAQDDKGAVKAAAPKTRKAIIEDSQKRVVTIESGDGLGSGFLYNKQGDLLTNAHVVSGSREVTVRTLNHKEYKGQVIGIGTETDVAVVRVPELKELEPLPLAEGYKAEAGDEILALGSPLGLENTVTTGIISGLNRSFDIDPYTYSNLYQISAPITHGNSGGPLVNAETGEVLGINSAAATEESGIGFSIPISSIIAQAREWSAQPMSKLPDVSAGGEDDDGGDGYADERDIVAYFYESLNTGDYVSAYSLLGSEWQGKISYEDFRSGYLKTGYITLGTLSLKKLEDGAQVTVDITAEERKDSGTVYQSYSMNYSVGYENGELKILHGKGEKIK
- a CDS encoding acyl-CoA synthetase produces the protein MTSEMERHPAGKLALKWLSDKGEYEEITYGELLKLAGRLAGGLAELGLRQGDRVLVMVPRRIIAYVIYLACLKLGLVIIPSSEMLRAKDLSYRLRHSEARAVICWSEVTGEVNKIAEDLPALDYRLSVTPDDGEAEAGWTSLQSLMEGRDSSYPTADTGRDDMAILAYTSGTTGNPKAVVHTHGWGYAHLRITSMWLDIREEDTVWATAAPGWQKWIWSPFLSVLGHGATGFVYHGSFHPHRYLQLIQDQNIHVLCCTPTEYRLMAKIDGLGRYDLSRLRSAVSAGEPLNQEVIHEFQRMFSLTIRDGYGQTESTLLIGTLKDAEIRLGSMGKATAEGMIEVVDENGVPLPPGEVGDIAVHVNMPALFQTYYKDPERKAAAVHGEYFITGDRAEKDEDGYFWFEGRGDDIIISSGYTIGPFEVEEALMKHPLVKECAVVASPDEIRGHVVKAFIVLKDGCEGTPELAKELQAHTKEITAPYKYPRRIEFISDLPKTSSGKIRRVELRERERAAKR
- a CDS encoding asparagine synthase-related protein, encoding MGAISGICVFGGDRKAVSAGPALFGQLKIYSFQGTGEWTDGSVHLGCGVFHHTPESKLEELPGENESGSLVLAADAIIDNRAELLEQLGLDETQVVTDGTLILKAYEKWGHACPNHLIGDYAFAVWDKERRELFLVRDAMGSRTLYYTQGADYFAFCTVEKPLVALRGEEAELNEKWIADFLSIEGIQHETDPEETVYRDIYQLPPAHTAVVRAGEFLKNRYWDPLKDIKPVRFASDEEYEEAFNRIFKEAVACRLRSAGETGIFLSGGMDSGSIACVAAPLLEAQGRKLHGFTSVPVPDFDKKPPRMRVYNEAPEVDLIAEAYPNVEITYSSFAEKNCTTDIDELIRIFEQPYKIFRNMTWYHSFLKLAAERNCTVMLNGQSGNNTISYGNFAVHLMTLWKRGRAFSAVRELLGFSRLVNEPISKVFKSAIPVVTPYRLKLWRSRRELRGYDRFRGVPVNRSLARKWKVESRLDAIGTNVPVQRYPDYREDLKSRTSPLPLVHIGAVETKLSLANGITIRDPSRDRRVFEFCMAIPSGQFVRHGQERYLLRRAMKGILPDPIRLNIIKKGLQSADWIHRLVPEWPSLLAEARKILDREDSERYLETEQLRELLDEVSRDVAKVDEDRVAYILTAVIFARFVDSYKRERISRHTKHYIPS
- the metG gene encoding methionine--tRNA ligase; translation: MGKIFIGGAWPYANGSLHLGRLASVLPGDVLARYYRAKGEEVLYVSGSDCHGTPVAVQAMKEGVTPGVIADRYHREFADCFDRLGFTYDLYTRTDQAFHHQVVQELFLGLHKEGRLYRKTVTQTYCETDRRFLPDRYVEGICPFCGSRARGDQCDACSALLDPADLLDRICKICGNPPAERPAEHLYLELSSLQQDLKAYSEGRSGNWGDNAVKLTSRYLKEGLQDRAATRDLDWGVDVPVPGFRDKKIYVWLDAVIGYLSASRQWAAEKGGDWEAFWRDGGEPITAYYVHGKDNIPFHTLIWPAILLGSGGGYHLPDRIISCEYLTLEGQKFSTSRNWAVWVPDLLSRYDPDSIRYFLLANGPEKRDTDFSWREFIYSHNGELLGAFGNFVNRTLAFLNRSFEGRVPAGKLGDEWRLRLERLYTEAGTLIEDGHFKRALERIFAVVREGNHFFDEQQPWAVLKEDRAACGAILYECVQIIANFANLLEPFIPFACGQIRRFLALGAPSWQLELVPAGREITELRLLFERIDPGVIEEERERLNDQAAAAERQE
- a CDS encoding ABC transporter ATP-binding protein; translation: MNKLKTLFNTEVIAWLKLCMKGKWSALTVIILLNVILSLGGAAQAIVSKQVIDHAVNDSLKQSAMYAVSFALIMIAQLVLSSLLTLRTVKLKEAMNNDLQRNFMDRLYKTEWKAVGRYHSGDLLTHLTSDVASVTDGLIATLPGILSLVVQFATAFLTLLYFDKTLALFAFLLGPVSVVISWFIGRKLKKMQHQIQAAESRYRSLLHECIQNFLIVKTFEHEDDSLQKVRGAQQNRLFWVLKRTRFNVAADLTMGTGYRLGFFLAFIWGAYRISTGAASFGMFTAFLQLVGQIQGPLEGLARSFPILIAMVTSAERLIVFQQLTPENKKAIPPMPADRVTGLRLDHVAYSYEPGKPILTDASLTIQPGELIALIGTSGEGKTTLLRLLLALIKPSHGDISLTALGRERIALSADTRPYFSYVPQGNTLFSGTIADNLKIGHPSATEKEMNDALEAACARSFVEKLPEGLHTVIGEHGSGLSEGQAQRIAIARALLRPAPILLLDEATSALDMDTEWAVLQNIRSFQPRRTCIAITHRLSVFDVCDHIYRLSEGRLYREQKELAVRSE